A stretch of Henckelia pumila isolate YLH828 chromosome 4, ASM3356847v2, whole genome shotgun sequence DNA encodes these proteins:
- the LOC140867205 gene encoding blue copper protein-like, translating into MDRARLSTLFCAIFAAMLSVAAAQNVYIVGDGMGWDIPRDSSVSYPNWASGKTFSVGDILVFNFVTNQHDLVEVTRASYDACDDDNKLGSVIATGPENVTLTTTGDHYYICTFGRHCAAGQKLAVTVGSSTPGGANPPTRAPPTTPATPSPASSQLPDPCAPVPSPSPSPYSTPNAGSGTSTPAAARPPSLPDSASTSLASGFLLVLLSIGVTLII; encoded by the exons ATGGATAGAGCTCGATTATCGACTCTTTTTTGTGCCATTTTTGCTGCTATGCTGAGCGTCGCTGCAGCGCAAAATGTGTACATAGTCGGAGATGGAATGGGATGGGATATACCTCGTGATAGCTCTGTTTCATATCCCAACTGGGCTTCCGGCAAAACATTCTCCGTCGGAGATATACTCG ttttcaATTTTGTGACAAATCAACACGACCTTGTCGAAGTGACCAGAGCCTCATACGATGCATGTGACGACGATAATAAGTTAGGCAGCGTAATCGCCACCGGACCGGAGAATGTCACTCTCACCACCACCGGCGACCATTACTACATTTGCACGTTCGGCCGCCACTGCGCGGCCGGGCAGAAACTCGCCGTCACGGTTGGGTCATCCACTCCCGGCGGCGCGAATCCACCAACGAGGGCCCCTCCAACCACCCCCGCCACGCCCTCTCCGGCCTCATCCCAATTACCCGATCCCTGTGCTCCGGTCCCATCCCCATCTCCGTCCCCGTACTCGACTCCAAATGCAGGAAGTGGTACTTCCACTCCTGCGGCGGCAAGACCACCATCTCTACCTGATTCCGCCTCAACTTCATTGGCTTCTGGTTTCTTGCTTGTTCTGTTGTCCATTGGCGTGACGCTGATTatttaa
- the LOC140867715 gene encoding umecyanin-like, which yields MGRVSTFLVVFSAVFAAVLYSSAAQTVHTVGGDICWEIPPNSSLSYTNWTSGKTFSVGDILIFNFETNQHDVARVTKASYDACNDDNVIGNVITTEPANITLATPGDHYYICTFGSHCVAGQKLAITVRASSSALGRGPAAAPVSPPDSASTSLVSCFLLVFALSIGVALIL from the exons ATGGGCAGAGTTTCGACGTTCTTGGTTGTTTTCAGTGCCGTTTTCGCGGCGGTGTTGTATTCTTCGGCGGCACAAACCGTACACACGGTTGGTGGCGACATATGTTGGGAAATACCACCAAACAGTTCTCTCTCGTACACTAATTGGACTTCTGGCAAAACATTTTCCGTCGGGGACATACTCA TTTTTAACTTCGAGACCAACCAACATGATGTGGCACGGGTAACCAAAGCCTCGTACGATGCATGCAACGACGACAATGTCATCGGCAATGTAATAACCACCGAACCGGCTAACATCACTCTCGCCACCCCCGGCGATCATTACTACATTTGCACGTTCGGCAGCCACTGCGTGGCGGGACAGAAACTTGCCATTACGGTGAGAGCCTCCTCGTCCGCTCTTGGCCGCGGCCCCGCTGCTGCGCCCGTTTCGCCCCCGGATTCAGCCTCAACTTCGTTGGTTTCTTGTTTCCTCCTAGTTTTCGCGCTCTCCATCGGCGTGGCGTTGATTCTCTAA